A region of the Ranitomeya variabilis isolate aRanVar5 chromosome 5, aRanVar5.hap1, whole genome shotgun sequence genome:
AACACATGGCTACACCATTGCCATACCATAGCCACACCATCGCCAGACCACCACCAGATCATGGCCACACCATGGCCACACCATCGCCAGACCATGGCCACACTAtcgccagaccactgccagaccaTGGCCAAATCACTGCCAGATTATGGCCACACCACCGCCAGACCATGGTCACACCATCACCATACCATGGCCAGACAACCACCAGATCGGATTTATTGTACTCGTCTGGACACCTGCGTCTGTCTGCGTGTTTTAGATCACTGTCTTCTGTATCTGCATTGCTGTGCTTCTCTAATAAACCTCAGTCCCTGCTTCAAAGAAGGATTGTCTACAGTGACTTAACCGGGGTCATGAGACATAATTGGAGTCTTGTGACATCACCAGGAATCGGATCATGTGATATCATTGGAGTCTTGTGACTTCACTGGAAtaatgtgacatcactggaatTATGTGACATCACTAACGTCATTCGTGCTGTCAAAACATCTCATGACTCAAGAACCTACCTGGATCAGCTGCTGTTTGAGTTTTTGCATTTCGGAAATATTTAACTCGCTGAATAGATCCGAGACAGGGTGCAGCGACTCCCCCTTCCGAACAGCAGGAGTCCGATAGTCGCCATTCAGTTTGACAAGAGGGGGATGGATGTGACCGTTCATCTTGTCCTCATTGTTGGATTCCCCGTCCTCGGAGAATTTCAGCCCGTCCACCGCAATATTAATGTGGTTGTTATACATGCTATCGTTAATGTTGATGTATTGGGAAAGTTCTTTTCGGAGATTATTTTTCTGTTCCCGTTCATTTTTTAAGGTGTCCAGGGCTTCTTCCAGCTGATGTTCAGCGATCTCCTTCAATCGAATGGCGTCTTCCAGTTGACTGTTCAGCAGCACCGTCTCCTCCTCGAATCGCTTTATCTCATGTTTCAGGCCTTCATATTCCACCTACGTGGGTCAAAAGAGAAAACCGAGAGTCATTAAGAGGTATTATGCACCAAAACTGTCCTGCAGCAGCATTACCACAGGTGGTGCTGGAGAGGGGATCCCAACGTCAACAAGTCAGGAGAATCGATGACAAAAACACATCATTTTATGcacttcctgcagccaccactaggggagctctttGCATAGGAATTTATAAAGCACTGTCTTCCTgtgcagagagctccccctagtgatggttaCAAGCAGTCAGAATGTCATCATTCATCCTTGATGGCAGACTGAAGAAAGCAGGGGATTTGGAGGCTTAAATTGGAGTGAGATCTTTACTATTAACCTCTTCACCATCCTGAATCAACAGCACTACTAGGTGCTAACCACTAACCCTCCTGAGATAAACATGATAGAGCATGATGGATATTACTGTAACCTCCTTTAACACCTTGGATGTTACCAgggtcttctggctctctgcactgtgactgctcagacAGAGGGCGCACAGACGTGATATCATAGCGCCCTGTGACCTGAGACGTCACAGTCAGAAGACGTtgcagcggtggaacagggagaggtgagtatcaCAAGTAacggggccctgagcaagcggggggagaCTCATGGGTGCCGACACCGGCACAGGTATTGGGTCCCCATAGCGTTCCGTGTCCCCGACGGCAAGTGGCCCCcctcctgctcagggccccggcacttgcctggttgcaccgggtgctgacgccggccctggagaTAAATATTCTAAATCAattcttgcaaaaagaaaaaattataGAATTGCTGCTCTTTCATTTAATGACGCACCACCTCCAAACAAAGAATAATCCGTGAACACAGTATACATGCAGCAAAATTGTATATTTAACGCATACAATCTTCTTACTAAACCAAAccttcatatggctatattgattgGAGAATTAAAAAGTTATCGCTTTAGGAAAGaagaaatgaagggtgaagtgacTACAATCCAAACAAGGGtgaagtcacctacaatccaaatctggaggtgctaaggggagctgcatggaaattacaacctttactacaaaaagatgcctgcttacaatccatttttccagaccccccactactgtgttttaggcagtccctaaatctaagaagtatcattgtcagaagctccctgtcctctccaacagctgcaggaacctttcctggcAACCTGAAAATTTTTTAAACCTATCCATTTAtattgaccacggacaagataaagatccccaattaacATCAGAACtaaaagataccaggtactttcagctgcgacacttctaatgtggtgtacttaattatttgtactaaatgtccaactgggggtctgtatgtgggggagacagggcagaaactgagaacaaggatgaactctcatcgccacacaataagagaaaaaataatggatctacctgcggcaatacatttttgtcttcctgatcatagcatcatggacatgagattacttgtattgaaaggtaacttcaaatctcagagagacagaagagtctgggaatataagctgatgatgacctttgacacactcagtgcaggaatgaatgtgtcacatggatttatgtctttttacatcaattaaggaatttgctcctcagatcaTGTGGAGTcaccataacagaaccagaccccaatcagaggacaataaaacattcacactccttatctatgaactgttccaatatttatcgacatagctgtttatcactcacataatggtagttctgcttcacgtcacctgtcttatctatggcatttttctgtgctatattgtgcataaatatgttattcttcagaatttgctttagtctatgcctgatgaagagacctgagtggtctcgaaagcttgcaatctgttaccatcttttcagttagtcattaaaatgtattaaccactgaggactctcaattctaaatatttttctatccactagctaacacagtaccaagatatatatctttcctgtatcatgggtGTAACTACAACTTTGTCCTCTGTTCAGCATTAGACACTTTCAGTTTCGTTTCTTCCCTCTTCCGTCAGCCATGGCGTCTGCTATTTTGAGAGACGAGCTGCTCTGCTCCATCTGTTTATCTACATTTAAGGACCCTGTAatgctgagatgtggacacaacttctgccgcgtctgtattggtcgtgtgctggatacacaggacgggtctggagtttattcctgtcctgaGTGCAGAAAAAGATTTCGGGAGCGGCCGGCACTGATGAGGAACATAAATCTCCATAATGTCGCTGAACGTTTCCTTATTACTCAGCAAGAACAAgaggagatcaccgggatctgctgcacttagggtaccgtcacatagtgccattttcatcgctacgacggcacgattcgtgacgttgcagcatcgtatgattatcgctccagcgtcgtagactgcggtcacacgttgcaatacacggcgctggagcgataatttcatgacgtatttgcgatgtagaagccgttggttactgtgcgcacatcgtatacaacctgtgtcacacgatgcaatcatgccgccacagcgggacactagacgacgaaagaaagtttcaaacgatctgctacgacgtacgattctcagcggggatccggatcgcagtagcgtgtcagacacaacgatatcttaatgatatcgctagaatgtcacgaatcgtgccgtcgtagcgatgaaaatggcactgtgtgatggtacccttactgtgtggactctccgctacctgctgttagatcctgtctactctgtgaggcttctctgtgtgataaacacctgagatctcacagcaaatcaccagaacacgtcttatctgatcccagcacttctctggagaaaaggaaatgttctgtccataagaagatcctggaatattactgcactGAGGATGCTGCTTGTATCTGTGTCTATTGTCCAGCAGGAGAACATCGAGGACATCAGGTGGAGATGCTGGATGAGGCCTctgagaagaagaagaggaagctgAGAAATGTTCTCCAGAAACTGACATCAAAGAGAAAGAAGACTGAGGAAAGAGTCCGGAGTCTGGAGGAGCGCAGAAAAAAAGCTCAAGAAAAAGCAGCTGGAGAAGCCGAGAGAGTCActgccctgtgtacagacatcaggagacgggtggacgacctggagaagaaggtcctgagtgagatctccaggcaggaaaaggaagagtcactgtcactgtctgctcggatccatcagctggaaataaagaaggacgagctgtccaggaagatgagacacattgaggagctgtgtaacatgacggatccactgactgtcttacaggatccagacaccggtgacttgtgtgatcctgaggaggagggaggtgatgaggacacaggcggacatgataaacagccccatgatggagatgacctggatgtggctgtgatctcacacacattatgtgacgtaatatcaggtataaggagcgggatctatgtggagggtcctgcagacatattactggatgtaaccacagctggtaataatctccttatatcagacgacctgaaaactgcGACCTGGACACGAGAGAAGCAGAAAcgtccagaaacagcagagagattccagtgtaatcaggtgatgagcaggagaggatttacctcaggacgacattactgggatgtggaggGCAGTAGGTCAGGGGGTTGGAGGGTGGGGATGTGTTATCCCAGTATAGACAGGAGGGGGCGTCAGTCAGTGATTGGAAATAATAACAAGTCCTGGAGTTTGGTGACATCTAATAATAATCAGTATTCAGTGATACATAACAGTAAAGTGATCCTGTTACCTGACAAGATCTCCAGTTATAGATtcaggatatgtctggattatgaggccgggcagcTGAACAATAATAATTGTAAGAAATTTGCCCAGAGACCGGTGACATCACAGAGAGGGGAATCTGATTGGCTGAACAGTTAATATAACAGGCCATGTGATCTGTGGACCCCATTATGGACGACCCCCCCAGGATCATTACTGTCATTAGTTTTAGGGGAGGTTCACAAAACCGTATAAAAATCATTCAGAGTTTcttccagaaaagtgggacgaccGTATTCTCACTTCCTCTGTGTACAATTcatttttttacagcagctattaaccatttacagtttcctgtaTTACAGAATTACAGTGTATCCGTACAAATCAGATCCTATACCGTGGCGCTGTATGGCATCACattttatttttagtatttttttaagAACCTATTGACTCTACCGATTGACACAAGAAACTCACATGTCACAGTGTAGCGTCCGATCTTTATGGATACATTACAAAACTGTAGCAGGAAACTAAAtggttaatagctgctgctgtaaaaaactaATTGTACACGGATGATAAGTGAGAAAATAATCGTtctacttttctggatgaaactgacgattcttaaggctacgttcacacgatcctttttttcatcctttttttttcaggtcctgttttgaaaaaccgcagctaaattcagcgctgattttagctgcggtttttgatcctttttcttctgcggattccactgcgggtttccaactgcagtttcctattggtgctgctggaaacccgctgcggaatccgcagaaagaattgacatggtacttcttttttctgcaggcaaaaccgctgcggatttgcctgtggaaaaaaggatcgtcggcacagcgggtccttttttccattgggttacattgtactgtaacctacatggaaaactgctgcggatccgcagtgcaattccgctgcggatccgcagcaaaaaccgcaccgtgtgaacatagccttatactctCGTGTGAACCtccccttaggccacgttcacacgttcagtatttggtcagtattttacctcagtatttgtcgccaaaaccaggagtgggtgataatacaggagtggtgacgggtttctattatacttttcctctcctggttttggtcacaaacactgaggtaaaaaaaaaattcaacgtgTGAACCTGGCCTGAAAATAAATTGGTTTGTGTCCCCTTTTTTAGAGATCTGCTTTACTTTTCAGGGCTTGTTTTCTACATGATGAGCTGTAGTTTTATAGCTGCCATTTTCGGGTCTATACAATATTGTGATCGCTTTTGattgatttttttcagggaattgTGGTGACGCCAAAAACCTCCGAAATTCTGGaattttgatttttcctttttttgcttcaTGATGTAATAATTTTATAATTTCTACATGTTGGATTTTTGTGGACGCGGCAATACGAAATATTTTATGTTTTAAATTGTCATTGTTTGTAACTGGGAAGGTAcaatattttaattgtttttttgttcCTATTTTCTAAAACTTTTGTTTAGTTTATCCTTCCTTTTCAGTGTTGCAGTCGTTTGCTcgcttgtactatatactgtataatctcagGATCGCTGTATACAGTCACTGGCAGTTTCCTATGAAGCTCAGTCACAATCTGGGCCTTACAATAGGACGGAGGGGCAGAGACGCGGCCTATACATATTACACATAGTGAGGAACTGATAGATAAAGTGTAACAGGAGAATGTATAACTGCTCCTCATACAATAATCTGTGTGACAACCTTATTCCACCTTTCTATCTCGCAGGACAAGGGTTGTCGTTATGTCCCGTTTTGGTCACTTCTGTGATATTTCTGGTTTTCTATCATTTTGGAGATTGTGTTTTTCCTTTTCTTGTAATCCTCGCACTGTATTATATCTAATGTAACCACTCGGTATAATAaactgtcctctcctcctgtaataTTACTACTGTCACGTGTCTCCTTGTGATATAGTGGGGGCTGGAGGCGCAGCTGTAGGGGGCTCACGGGCAGCCATCACACCAGGGCCAGAAGAATAAGAAGAGACGATCCGGACTCATGGAAGAGTCAGCAAATCCCAACCGCCCCCGATCTTGCCTGAAACTTCCCGGAAACTGGCGATTCCTAAAGGTTTTCATTATTCAGGAGGCCGGGAACAGGTCGGGTCTCCTGACTTTACAGTTCTCTCTATTCAGATCATCTCTTATTGGCCAT
Encoded here:
- the LOC143773492 gene encoding E3 ubiquitin-protein ligase TRIM7-like, which produces WYPYCVDSPLPAVRSCLLCEASLCDKHLRSHSKSPEHVLSDPSTSLEKRKCSVHKKILEYYCTEDAACICVYCPAGEHRGHQVEMLDEASEKKKRKLRNVLQKLTSKRKKTEERVRSLEERRKKAQEKAAGEAERVTALCTDIRRRVDDLEKKVLSEISRQEKEESLSLSARIHQLEIKKDELSRKMRHIEELCNMTDPLTVLQDPDTGDLCDPEEEGGDEDTGGHDKQPHDGDDLDVAVISHTLCDVISGIRSGIYVEGPADILLDVTTAGNNLLISDDLKTATWTREKQKRPETAERFQCNQVMSRRGFTSGRHYWDVEGSRSGGWRVGMCYPSIDRRGRQSVIGNNNKSWSLVTSNNNQYSVIHNSKVILLPDKISSYRFRICLDYEAGQLNNNNCKKFAQRPVTSQRGESDWLNS